One window of Mediterraneibacter gnavus ATCC 29149 genomic DNA carries:
- a CDS encoding NUDIX hydrolase: MSEKIKRLKRELKYKGAIVDFYQDTMEIDGTHTATWDFISHKGAAAVVPVTEDGKILMVRQYRNALERYTLEVPAGALDAADEPGIVCAGRELEEETGFRSENLEWLITLRTTVAFCNERIEVFVARDLIPSRQHLDEDEFIDLKAYTLEELKEKIFSGEIEDSKTIAALLAYETKYRKTE; the protein is encoded by the coding sequence ATGAGCGAAAAGATCAAACGTCTGAAGAGAGAATTAAAGTATAAGGGAGCAATCGTAGATTTTTATCAGGATACGATGGAGATAGACGGCACTCATACGGCCACATGGGATTTTATCAGTCATAAAGGGGCTGCAGCGGTTGTTCCTGTAACAGAAGATGGAAAAATTCTGATGGTGCGCCAATATCGAAATGCACTGGAACGTTATACACTGGAGGTTCCGGCAGGCGCGCTGGATGCGGCAGATGAGCCGGGAATTGTATGTGCAGGCAGAGAGCTGGAGGAAGAGACTGGATTTCGCAGTGAGAATCTGGAATGGCTGATCACATTGCGGACAACAGTGGCTTTTTGCAATGAACGAATTGAGGTTTTTGTAGCAAGAGATCTGATTCCCTCCAGACAGCATCTGGATGAAGATGAGTTTATAGATTTAAAGGCATACACACTGGAGGAGTTAAAAGAAAAGATTTTTTCCGGTGAGATAGAAGATTCCAAGACCATTGCCGCTCTTCTGGCATATGAGACGAAGTATCGAAAAACTGAATAA
- the rny gene encoding ribonuclease Y produces the protein MIAAALALIVGVVTRYLTITNLKNNAESKIGNAEAKAREIIDDAVKTAETTKKEALLEVKEESIRTKNDLEKETKERRSELQRYEKRVLAKEEAVDKRSEAIEQREAKFTAKEEHLRQREAKVEELSQKRVQELERISGLTSEQAKEYLLKTVEEDVKHETAKMVRELESQAKENADKKAKEYVVNAIQRCAADHVAETTISVVQLPSDEMKGRIIGREGRNIRTLETLTGVELIIDDTPEAVVLSGFDPIRREVARIALERLIVDGRIHPARIEEMVEKAQKEVDSMIREEGEAAAIEVGVPGIHPELLRLLGRMKFRTSYGQNALKHSIEVAQLSGLLAGEIGLDVRMAKRAGLLHDIGKSIDHDVEGSHIQIGVDLCRKYKESATVINAVEAHHGDVEPQTLIACVVQAADTISAARPGARRETLETYTNRLKQLEEIANQFKGVDKSFAIQAGREIRVMVVPDQVTDDDMVLMAREIANQIEFELEYPGQIKVNVIRESRVTDYAK, from the coding sequence ATTATTGCGGCGGCCCTCGCGTTGATAGTCGGTGTCGTAACTCGCTATCTGACCATTACCAATCTGAAGAACAATGCGGAATCCAAGATTGGAAATGCGGAAGCGAAAGCAAGAGAAATCATTGACGATGCCGTGAAAACTGCTGAAACGACAAAAAAGGAAGCTCTTTTGGAAGTGAAGGAAGAGTCCATCCGGACGAAGAATGATCTTGAAAAAGAGACGAAAGAAAGAAGGTCGGAACTGCAGCGCTATGAAAAGCGTGTGCTGGCAAAAGAAGAAGCAGTAGACAAACGTTCCGAAGCTATTGAGCAGCGTGAAGCAAAATTTACAGCAAAAGAGGAACATTTAAGACAGCGTGAAGCCAAAGTGGAAGAACTCAGTCAGAAACGAGTGCAGGAACTGGAAAGAATCTCAGGTCTTACCTCCGAGCAGGCAAAAGAATATCTGTTGAAAACTGTTGAAGAAGATGTGAAACATGAAACAGCAAAGATGGTCAGGGAGCTGGAGTCTCAGGCAAAAGAGAACGCAGACAAGAAAGCAAAAGAGTATGTTGTCAATGCGATTCAGAGATGTGCAGCTGACCATGTAGCGGAGACTACGATTTCAGTCGTGCAGCTTCCAAGTGATGAGATGAAAGGAAGGATCATCGGACGAGAGGGACGAAACATCAGAACTCTTGAGACTCTGACAGGTGTAGAGCTTATCATTGATGATACACCGGAGGCAGTTGTGTTATCCGGATTTGATCCGATCCGAAGAGAAGTTGCCCGTATTGCTCTTGAACGCTTGATCGTGGATGGACGTATCCATCCGGCAAGAATTGAAGAGATGGTGGAAAAAGCACAGAAAGAAGTAGATTCTATGATTCGCGAAGAAGGAGAGGCAGCAGCCATCGAGGTTGGTGTACCGGGTATCCATCCGGAATTGCTGCGTCTGCTTGGACGTATGAAATTCAGAACAAGCTACGGACAGAATGCGCTGAAGCATTCCATCGAGGTTGCTCAGTTGTCAGGACTTCTGGCAGGAGAGATCGGGCTGGATGTGCGTATGGCGAAAAGAGCCGGACTTCTGCACGACATCGGTAAATCGATCGATCACGATGTGGAAGGATCTCACATTCAGATTGGTGTGGATCTTTGCAGAAAGTACAAAGAATCAGCGACTGTGATCAATGCAGTCGAAGCACATCATGGCGATGTAGAGCCTCAGACTTTGATCGCCTGTGTTGTACAGGCTGCAGATACGATCTCAGCAGCAAGACCAGGTGCAAGAAGAGAGACATTAGAGACATATACAAACAGATTGAAACAATTAGAAGAGATTGCAAACCAGTTCAAAGGTGTTGACAAATCTTTTGCTATTCAGGCAGGTAGAGAGATTCGAGTAATGGTAGTTCCAGATCAGGTAACTGATGATGATATGGTACTTATGGCCAGAGAGATTGCTAATCAGATTGAATTTGAATTAGAGTATCCTGGTCAGATCAAGGTAAATGTGATCCGCGAATCACGCGTCACGGATTACGCAAAATAG
- the recA gene encoding recombinase RecA codes for MASDEKKKALDAAIAKLEKDFGKGTVMKLGEGSHVAVETVPTGCLSLDLALGLGGVPKGRVIEVYGPESSGKTTVTLHMIAEVQKRGGIAGFIDAEHALDPVYAKKIGVDIDELYISQPDSGDQALEIAETMVRSGAVDIIVIDSVAALVPKQEIEGDMGDSHVGLQARLMSQALRKLTPVISKSNCVVIFINQLREKVGVMFGNPETTTGGRALKFYASVRMDVRRIETLKQSGEMVGNRTRIKIVKNKIAPPFKEAEFDIMFGKGISKEGDVLDLAVGIDLVKKSGAWYAYEGEKIGQGRENAKAYLTSHPEVMEELDRKVRQHYHLIEGEEEVKESDLKLTPKEEQMELSIEGEE; via the coding sequence ATGGCAAGTGATGAAAAGAAAAAAGCGCTGGATGCGGCGATTGCAAAGTTAGAGAAGGATTTTGGAAAAGGTACTGTGATGAAGCTGGGAGAGGGCAGTCATGTTGCTGTAGAGACGGTTCCTACAGGGTGTCTGAGTCTCGATCTGGCACTGGGACTTGGCGGTGTTCCAAAGGGACGTGTGATTGAGGTTTATGGTCCGGAGTCCAGTGGTAAGACGACAGTGACACTCCACATGATCGCAGAAGTACAAAAGAGAGGCGGGATTGCAGGATTTATTGATGCAGAGCATGCGCTGGATCCTGTTTATGCGAAGAAGATCGGAGTAGATATTGATGAATTATATATTTCACAGCCCGACAGCGGAGATCAGGCTCTGGAGATTGCTGAGACGATGGTGCGCTCCGGAGCAGTGGATATTATTGTGATTGACTCTGTTGCGGCCCTGGTGCCAAAGCAGGAGATTGAAGGAGATATGGGAGACAGCCATGTCGGCCTGCAGGCGAGACTGATGTCGCAGGCACTGCGTAAGCTGACACCGGTCATCAGCAAATCCAACTGTGTGGTTATCTTTATCAACCAGCTCCGTGAAAAGGTAGGCGTAATGTTTGGAAATCCAGAGACAACGACAGGTGGACGCGCATTGAAGTTCTACGCTTCTGTCCGTATGGATGTCCGCAGGATCGAGACGCTGAAGCAGAGCGGAGAGATGGTCGGCAACAGAACCCGCATCAAGATCGTGAAGAATAAGATTGCGCCTCCGTTTAAAGAGGCAGAGTTCGATATCATGTTTGGAAAAGGAATCTCCAAAGAAGGAGATGTTCTGGATCTGGCAGTTGGTATTGATCTTGTCAAGAAGAGTGGTGCGTGGTATGCATATGAAGGAGAGAAGATCGGACAGGGACGTGAAAATGCAAAAGCATATCTGACCAGTCATCCGGAGGTGATGGAGGAGCTGGACAGAAAAGTACGCCAGCACTATCATTTGATCGAAGGAGAGGAAGAGGTAAAAGAGAGTGATCTGAAGCTGACTCCAAAAGAAGAACAGATGGAACTGTCGATCGAGGGAGAAGAATAA
- a CDS encoding regulatory protein RecX produces MVVTKVEMLTKIKYKVYLDEEFAFVLYKGELSHYRIVEGTLLEEDTVQEILQKVICKRAKLRAMHLLEDMDRSESALREKLRQGLYPPEAVEAAISYVKSFGYLDDARYAENFVQSRKASKSRREILYQLCQKGVSREIAQQVVEECFDGQDETEAILKIIEKKRVDLRTATPEQMQKLYGHLARKGFRYEDIRQVIQNYDENA; encoded by the coding sequence ATGGTCGTCACGAAAGTAGAGATGCTGACCAAGATCAAATATAAAGTGTATTTAGATGAGGAGTTCGCCTTTGTGTTATACAAGGGCGAACTGTCGCATTACCGGATTGTTGAGGGGACTCTTTTGGAGGAGGATACTGTACAGGAGATTCTGCAGAAGGTGATCTGTAAAAGAGCAAAGCTTCGTGCCATGCATCTTCTGGAGGATATGGACCGCAGCGAATCGGCACTGCGGGAGAAGCTGCGTCAGGGATTGTACCCGCCGGAAGCAGTGGAGGCAGCGATTTCTTATGTGAAGTCTTTCGGATATCTGGATGACGCGCGGTATGCGGAAAATTTTGTACAGAGCAGAAAGGCATCCAAGAGCAGACGAGAGATTTTATATCAGCTCTGCCAGAAAGGTGTATCAAGGGAAATTGCGCAGCAGGTCGTAGAAGAGTGCTTTGACGGACAGGATGAGACTGAGGCAATCCTTAAGATTATCGAGAAAAAGCGTGTGGATCTAAGGACGGCTACACCGGAGCAGATGCAAAAATTATACGGTCATCTGGCACGAAAAGGATTCCGATATGAAGACATCCGTCAAGTGATACAAAATTATGATGAGAATGCTTGA